Proteins encoded in a region of the Sulfurimonas marina genome:
- the argF gene encoding ornithine carbamoyltransferase, with amino-acid sequence MRHFLTLKDFSKEEILEIIDLGLSIKKNLKNGIYNKELENKTLAMIFEKSSTRTRVSFETGMFQLGGHALFLSNRDIHLGRGEPVKDTARVISRMCDMVMIRTFEHSMIEEFAKYSKVPVVNGLTDSYHPVQLLADYMTILEYGMEKDLVVAYVGDGNNMTHSWLMLAAKLGFELRIATPKGYEVDSEVLKEAYEIAKESGAVIKVSNDPKEAITGATVVTTDTWASMGQEDEKEQRIKDFEGYIVDGLMMCLAKKDAIFLHCLPAYRGQEVSEEVLEEHSEVVFSEAENRLHAQKGLMVWLDKQRG; translated from the coding sequence ATGAGACATTTTTTAACACTAAAAGACTTTAGTAAAGAAGAGATATTAGAGATTATTGATCTAGGTCTTAGTATTAAAAAAAATTTGAAAAACGGTATATATAATAAAGAGTTAGAGAACAAAACTTTAGCAATGATTTTTGAGAAAAGTTCAACAAGAACTCGTGTGAGTTTTGAAACTGGAATGTTCCAGCTAGGCGGGCATGCACTCTTTTTATCTAACCGTGATATTCACTTAGGACGTGGTGAACCTGTAAAAGATACTGCACGCGTAATTAGTAGAATGTGTGACATGGTTATGATTAGAACTTTTGAGCATTCTATGATCGAAGAATTTGCTAAATATTCAAAGGTACCTGTTGTAAACGGTCTAACGGATTCATACCACCCTGTACAACTTCTTGCAGATTACATGACTATACTTGAATATGGTATGGAGAAAGATTTAGTAGTTGCATATGTGGGAGATGGTAACAATATGACTCACTCTTGGCTAATGTTAGCTGCCAAGCTTGGATTTGAACTTCGTATCGCTACACCAAAGGGTTATGAAGTAGACAGTGAAGTACTCAAAGAAGCTTATGAGATCGCAAAAGAGAGCGGAGCTGTTATTAAAGTAAGTAACGATCCAAAAGAAGCTATTACAGGTGCGACGGTTGTAACGACAGATACATGGGCATCTATGGGGCAGGAAGATGAAAAAGAGCAACGTATTAAAGACTTTGAAGGTTATATAGTAGACGGTCTTATGATGTGCTTAGCGAAAAAAGATGCAATATTTCTTCATTGTTTACCTGCATATCGAGGTCAAGAGGTGAGTGAAGAAGTTTTAGAAGAGCATAGTGAAGTGGTTTTTTCTGAAGCTGAAAATAGATTACATGCTCAAAAAGGGCTTATGGTCTGGTTAGATAAACAAAGAGGATAA